One genomic segment of Puniceicoccus vermicola includes these proteins:
- a CDS encoding TorF family putative porin, giving the protein MNKLSKILPAAVVFATASFSTAIAQEEEESFPIEGNIGVTSNYLFRGVTQTGDGAAVQGGLDYAHESGVYVGTWTSNVNFAGGTELDVYGGYAGEYEEVGYDVGVVGYLYPEKDGEDANFAELYLGLSYDMFGAGVAYTFYSEIDDGAFAENDLYFYVSGGYDITETVSVSLTLGYYFFDAASDSDYFHGQIDLTKSTDLGDFTFSYSQADESDLATDDPLFFVSWGLGF; this is encoded by the coding sequence ATGAACAAACTCAGCAAGATCCTGCCCGCCGCAGTTGTCTTCGCGACCGCATCGTTCTCGACCGCGATCGCTCAGGAAGAAGAAGAATCCTTCCCAATCGAAGGCAACATCGGAGTAACCAGTAACTATCTTTTCCGTGGTGTAACTCAGACCGGTGATGGCGCAGCCGTCCAAGGTGGACTGGACTACGCTCACGAAAGCGGCGTTTATGTCGGAACCTGGACTTCCAACGTGAACTTCGCTGGCGGAACTGAACTCGACGTATACGGCGGATACGCTGGTGAATACGAAGAAGTCGGTTACGATGTCGGTGTTGTCGGCTACCTCTACCCTGAAAAGGACGGGGAAGACGCGAACTTCGCTGAACTCTACCTAGGCCTCTCCTACGACATGTTCGGTGCTGGTGTTGCTTACACTTTCTACAGTGAAATCGACGACGGTGCCTTCGCCGAAAACGACCTCTACTTCTACGTTTCTGGCGGATACGACATCACCGAAACCGTGTCTGTTTCCCTGACCTTGGGTTACTACTTCTTCGACGCGGCTAGCGACAGTGACTACTTCCACGGTCAAATCGACCTCACGAAGAGCACCGACCTGGGTGACTTCACCTTCTCCTACTCACAGGCTGACGAATCGGATCTCGCTACTGACGATCCTCTCTTCTTCGTCTCCTGGGGATTGGGATTCTAA
- a CDS encoding glycosyltransferase family 4 protein, which produces MSDHPSAPQRITFVTQEFRPKIGGAATVVSELAEATSRLGWTVTAIAPGHPTEEDESAPFTIERTETRGKQDWGDRIALLRFLKKRPPQADEEWVLAEPGAVRAALYAPFFGISFSRPPSLILHGTEILRFTCLPHRRWLLRRLLNQCRAIHVLSDYNRQLLNKRLPGVTAPIIVAPGAPSWKFSAPATATQEKSASSPAITILTVGRIHPRKGQLDTLQALSRLPMADQKLIRYRIVGPSVRSRYRESILQHAATCPFPIELPGPLDEKALEEEYRSADIFALTSRQTRMSVEGFGLVYLDASAMGLPVVATRSGGIPEAVLDGKTGLLAEEGGIEEISSCFQRLIRDPELRRQLGANGRLHAEKHEWKKTATALFGRR; this is translated from the coding sequence TTGTCCGACCATCCATCAGCACCGCAACGAATCACCTTCGTCACTCAGGAATTTCGCCCAAAGATCGGCGGAGCGGCGACGGTAGTTTCTGAACTGGCCGAAGCCACGTCCCGGCTCGGCTGGACCGTGACGGCCATCGCCCCGGGTCACCCAACCGAAGAAGACGAATCCGCCCCCTTTACCATCGAAAGAACCGAAACCCGCGGCAAGCAGGACTGGGGCGACCGGATCGCACTCCTGAGATTCCTCAAAAAGAGGCCCCCACAAGCCGATGAGGAATGGGTACTCGCAGAACCGGGTGCAGTCCGGGCCGCCCTCTATGCACCTTTTTTCGGAATCTCCTTTTCCCGCCCTCCGAGCCTCATTCTCCACGGAACGGAAATCCTTCGCTTCACCTGCCTGCCCCACCGCCGCTGGCTTCTTCGCCGCCTCCTCAATCAATGCCGGGCCATCCACGTTCTCTCCGATTATAACCGACAACTTCTCAATAAACGGCTTCCCGGCGTGACCGCCCCCATCATTGTCGCTCCCGGCGCACCCTCGTGGAAATTCAGTGCACCCGCGACAGCCACTCAGGAGAAATCGGCCTCATCCCCTGCAATTACAATTCTCACCGTCGGCCGCATCCACCCGCGCAAGGGACAGCTCGACACCCTGCAAGCCCTGAGCCGGCTTCCCATGGCTGACCAAAAACTCATCCGGTACCGCATCGTGGGCCCCAGCGTCCGCTCGCGCTACCGGGAATCAATCCTCCAACACGCAGCCACCTGCCCCTTTCCCATCGAGCTTCCCGGCCCCCTCGATGAAAAAGCCCTGGAAGAGGAATACCGCTCCGCCGACATCTTTGCCCTGACCAGCCGCCAGACCCGGATGAGCGTCGAAGGCTTTGGACTCGTCTATTTGGACGCTTCCGCGATGGGGCTCCCCGTCGTAGCCACTCGATCCGGAGGCATCCCGGAAGCAGTCCTCGATGGGAAAACGGGACTTCTAGCCGAAGAAGGTGGCATTGAAGAAATTTCCTCCTGTTTTCAGCGACTGATTCGCGACCCCGAGCTTCGCCGCCAACTCGGCGCCAACGGCAGGCTGCACGCGGAAAAACACGAATGGAAAAAGACCGCAACGGCTCTTTTCGGAAGGCGTTAA
- a CDS encoding DUF423 domain-containing protein, translating into MSRSLGIDRWILGLVAILGFCGVVGGAIGAHPPEGFLAEAKEQAAWTSASLFLLFHVLAILALADLRSRSLAPFRLSVIFFLVGIFLFSGSIFALSAGAPGLLGPVTPLGGLALMIGWLSLAFRLLGKTSAY; encoded by the coding sequence ATGAGTCGGAGTTTAGGAATAGATCGTTGGATTTTGGGTTTAGTCGCAATTCTGGGGTTTTGCGGAGTCGTCGGGGGTGCGATTGGTGCTCATCCGCCCGAAGGCTTTTTGGCAGAGGCTAAGGAGCAGGCGGCGTGGACTTCGGCTTCCCTCTTTCTGCTGTTTCACGTTTTGGCGATTCTTGCATTGGCGGACTTGCGGTCGAGGAGTCTCGCTCCGTTTCGGCTGAGTGTGATCTTTTTTCTCGTCGGAATTTTTTTGTTTTCCGGGAGTATTTTTGCGCTATCGGCCGGGGCTCCCGGACTTCTCGGTCCGGTGACCCCGCTGGGAGGTCTCGCTCTGATGATCGGATGGTTGTCGCTGGCTTTTCGCCTGCTGGGAAAGACGTCGGCCTACTAA
- the cobA gene encoding uroporphyrinogen-III C-methyltransferase, whose translation MRDSGNPDPTSQRSTVYLVGAGPGDPDLLTRKAEKLIRSCDALVFDYLVAKEILDWAPAHAEKICVGKRAGFHSLRQEEIQDVLVRLSLSGKTTVRLKGGDPFVFGRGGEEVTRLRSESIPYEVVPAITASIAAAARAEIPLTHRSFNSSVVFLTGHQDPSKEDTGVNWADYAKLQTTLCLYMAMGRLGKIRDSLIEGGLSPETPCAVIQWATTPEEKILYSALHSVAEDVEKANLSSPAIVIIGKTALPPQSSED comes from the coding sequence ATGAGAGACTCCGGCAACCCGGACCCAACTTCGCAACGATCAACGGTCTACCTAGTAGGTGCTGGCCCCGGAGATCCCGATCTGCTGACCCGAAAGGCGGAAAAGCTCATTCGCTCCTGCGACGCACTCGTCTTTGACTACCTGGTCGCCAAAGAGATTCTCGATTGGGCTCCGGCTCACGCCGAGAAAATCTGTGTCGGAAAACGTGCCGGATTCCACTCCCTCAGGCAGGAAGAGATCCAGGACGTTCTGGTTCGCCTCAGCCTATCGGGCAAAACGACCGTCCGCCTCAAAGGGGGAGACCCCTTTGTTTTCGGCCGCGGCGGCGAAGAGGTCACCCGACTGAGGTCGGAAAGCATCCCCTATGAAGTGGTTCCCGCCATTACGGCCAGCATCGCTGCCGCCGCACGAGCGGAAATCCCTCTAACTCATCGATCCTTCAACTCCTCCGTCGTCTTTCTGACCGGCCACCAAGACCCCAGCAAAGAAGACACCGGAGTCAACTGGGCCGACTACGCAAAGCTCCAGACCACTCTCTGCCTTTATATGGCCATGGGGCGGCTCGGAAAAATCCGCGACTCCCTCATCGAGGGCGGACTAAGCCCGGAGACCCCCTGCGCGGTGATTCAATGGGCGACGACCCCGGAAGAGAAAATCCTCTACTCAGCACTCCACTCGGTTGCCGAGGACGTCGAGAAGGCAAATCTCTCCTCCCCGGCGATCGTCATCATCGGGAAGACAGCCTTACCCCCGCAGTCATCCGAAGATTGA
- a CDS encoding Na/Pi cotransporter family protein gives MIFHFFLDRCFDGGIGKPNFDLSVKFFGVMVGLSMESSEIDWIQLGLQLLGGLALFLLGMEELTASLRAVAGGHLKKFLAKATKNRFLALVSGTVVTAAAQSSSITTVLLVGFCSVGLLSLSNSVGIILGANLGSTVTAQIIAFNVTQWGLLLVAIGFAMRLIKQREKVRYVGGLLLGLGLIFFGMELMSEATRPLRDYQPFVDLMAEMTNPAFGILCGLLFTALVQSSAAATGLTIVLATEGFLSLPGAIAVVLGSNVGTCVTALMAAVGQPRIALRVAMIHVLFNVGGVLIWLPFLPYLADIALWMTNLFSPGSGDDVGRAVANAHTVFNFINAFLFLGFTGLLVSLVEKMIPERDKDRRINRFLDDYYLSEPETALGQVRAEVVDFLQTVSGLHRDLSQAIGEKNEKRIREFDGADDEIDRRQEDLLRFLGRLAEKRLTGLQQAQSNSFVGIVNQIENLGDLLDHVFQGLGIDLLELESGMSDETSRLLLQLTDGVQEVFARGIEAVRHPTSETKKEVVDQERGVRQLVREAKDSLSTRLANRDDERLRIFRIEVDMIECQSRVAHILAEIAREIRLEKGA, from the coding sequence ATGATTTTTCACTTCTTTCTCGATCGCTGCTTCGACGGGGGAATCGGGAAACCGAATTTCGATTTGTCGGTGAAGTTTTTCGGGGTAATGGTTGGCCTTTCGATGGAGAGTTCAGAGATAGATTGGATCCAGTTGGGACTTCAGCTGCTGGGAGGACTGGCGTTGTTTCTCCTCGGTATGGAGGAGTTGACTGCTTCGCTGCGAGCCGTAGCCGGTGGGCACCTCAAAAAGTTTTTAGCGAAAGCCACGAAGAATCGTTTCCTGGCCTTGGTGTCTGGGACGGTCGTGACTGCAGCAGCTCAGAGCTCTTCCATCACGACGGTTCTTCTTGTCGGGTTCTGTTCGGTAGGCCTGCTCTCGCTTTCGAATTCGGTGGGTATCATCCTCGGAGCCAATCTGGGATCGACCGTCACGGCCCAGATTATCGCCTTCAATGTGACCCAATGGGGCCTATTGCTGGTCGCGATCGGTTTCGCAATGAGGCTGATCAAGCAGCGTGAAAAGGTTCGCTACGTGGGGGGACTTCTTCTCGGGCTTGGGTTGATCTTCTTTGGCATGGAATTGATGTCAGAGGCCACTCGTCCCTTGCGGGATTATCAGCCGTTTGTCGACCTCATGGCCGAGATGACCAATCCGGCGTTCGGGATTCTTTGCGGGTTGCTGTTTACCGCGCTGGTCCAGAGTTCAGCTGCCGCCACCGGGTTGACGATTGTTCTGGCGACTGAGGGGTTCTTGAGCCTTCCTGGTGCGATTGCCGTCGTTCTCGGCTCGAATGTGGGAACTTGTGTGACGGCTTTGATGGCGGCGGTCGGACAGCCTCGAATCGCCCTGCGGGTGGCGATGATTCATGTTTTGTTCAATGTGGGAGGGGTCCTGATATGGTTGCCGTTTTTACCCTATCTCGCGGATATTGCTCTCTGGATGACGAACCTATTTTCGCCGGGAAGCGGCGATGACGTGGGAAGGGCCGTCGCCAACGCGCATACTGTTTTTAACTTTATCAATGCGTTTCTCTTTCTCGGTTTTACCGGGCTGCTTGTGTCTCTGGTCGAAAAGATGATTCCGGAGAGGGATAAAGATCGGCGCATCAACCGGTTTCTGGATGACTATTACCTGTCGGAGCCAGAGACGGCGCTTGGGCAGGTGCGCGCGGAGGTCGTGGATTTTCTCCAGACCGTTTCCGGGTTGCATCGGGATTTGAGCCAGGCCATAGGCGAGAAGAACGAGAAACGCATTCGCGAATTTGACGGGGCGGATGATGAGATCGACCGTCGTCAGGAAGATCTTTTGCGTTTCCTTGGACGTTTGGCCGAGAAGCGGCTGACAGGTCTCCAGCAGGCGCAATCGAATTCTTTTGTCGGGATTGTGAATCAGATCGAAAATTTGGGGGATCTTCTCGACCATGTTTTTCAGGGGCTGGGAATCGACTTGCTTGAACTGGAAAGTGGCATGAGTGACGAGACGAGTCGGTTGCTCCTTCAATTGACCGATGGGGTTCAGGAAGTTTTTGCCCGAGGGATCGAGGCCGTGAGGCATCCGACTAGCGAGACGAAGAAAGAGGTAGTTGATCAGGAGAGGGGCGTTCGGCAACTTGTCCGTGAAGCAAAGGATTCTCTCTCCACTCGGCTAGCGAATCGAGATGATGAGCGGTTGAGGATCTTCCGGATCGAGGTCGATATGATCGAGTGTCAGTCCCGTGTCGCGCATATCCTAGCGGAGATCGCCCGGGAGATTCGGCTCGAAAAGGGAGCTTAA
- a CDS encoding response regulator transcription factor, whose amino-acid sequence MKPSSDRSILEESPSLTGIRELFLSLQEELIVGHESKLDRLQLDLATGLPEKSYLHTACLRKTITEMLEHTLATEKGIRSLSLKVQTEGKDLQIEFAAENSEEVTVVKREAASPEGLIETLCTLRPFLDRLQGDIFHETSDNDQNRLCLRVPISTNVSAHPSDPDYDILLVEDEANVGELYLNYFQHFKCRSLLAQSMAEAEIIASRYSFAVAIVDLQLPDGDGCLLIERWKKSAQIPFVIATSAAGNPDSEENSFRSGADRFLGKPFELSDIQNCLPPNLQRDRSEVAIGQFRIPSAQKLKNKTLRTKGEVALAQQDSSSFLKVTHHFTNESFALQFLAAARAFSDSEEATRADDWDSAARHWKRAWEQFEGEN is encoded by the coding sequence ATGAAGCCTTCCTCCGATAGATCCATCCTCGAAGAAAGCCCATCCCTGACCGGAATCCGGGAGCTTTTTCTTTCTCTCCAAGAGGAACTCATCGTTGGCCACGAAAGTAAGCTGGATCGACTCCAGCTGGATCTAGCCACAGGTCTTCCAGAAAAATCATATCTCCATACGGCATGTCTCCGCAAAACGATAACGGAGATGCTGGAACATACCCTCGCAACAGAAAAGGGAATCCGAAGCCTTTCACTCAAGGTCCAGACCGAGGGAAAGGATCTCCAGATTGAATTCGCTGCGGAGAATTCGGAGGAAGTCACAGTCGTGAAACGAGAGGCGGCCTCCCCCGAGGGCCTCATAGAGACCCTCTGCACTCTCAGGCCTTTTCTGGATCGACTTCAAGGAGACATATTTCATGAGACCTCCGACAACGATCAAAACCGCCTCTGCCTCCGCGTTCCGATCTCGACGAATGTCTCGGCCCACCCATCCGATCCAGATTACGATATCCTCTTAGTCGAGGATGAAGCCAATGTGGGAGAGCTCTACCTCAACTATTTCCAACACTTCAAATGCCGTTCTCTTCTTGCACAGTCTATGGCAGAAGCGGAAATCATCGCCTCCCGATATTCTTTCGCTGTCGCTATCGTTGACCTCCAGCTACCGGATGGTGACGGATGCCTACTCATTGAACGCTGGAAAAAATCTGCCCAGATTCCCTTCGTCATCGCGACCTCGGCAGCGGGCAACCCAGACTCCGAAGAGAATTCGTTCCGCTCTGGCGCGGACCGCTTTCTCGGAAAACCCTTTGAACTCTCGGATATCCAAAATTGCCTACCTCCAAACCTCCAGCGCGACAGGTCGGAGGTCGCCATTGGACAATTCCGCATTCCCAGCGCCCAAAAGCTCAAAAACAAGACTCTCCGGACCAAGGGGGAAGTGGCTCTCGCTCAGCAGGATTCCTCTTCCTTCCTCAAAGTTACCCACCACTTCACCAACGAATCCTTTGCCCTCCAGTTTTTGGCAGCGGCCCGAGCCTTTTCCGACTCAGAGGAAGCTACCCGCGCAGATGACTGGGATTCGGCGGCCCGTCATTGGAAACGGGCTTGGGAACAGTTCGAAGGCGAGAATTAA
- a CDS encoding LuxR C-terminal-related transcriptional regulator translates to MESKDQSPEASRLLIAEDHVLVRDTINLWLSGRDEFIVIDTTESVTGVTQSLATQDIDIVILDLALGDDDALHEIQAWKTAHPDVRFLILSASRNYLIAKRALENGANAFVSKSDSSEELIRGLLSVRSGLSYVSHSISPYVGREKSARLPNLTRREEEILREVASGRTNRGIASRLGISGKTVERHRENIKRKLQLTSSSELIREAVRLFPSESP, encoded by the coding sequence ATGGAATCCAAAGACCAGAGTCCCGAAGCCAGTCGACTGCTCATCGCAGAGGACCACGTGCTGGTAAGAGACACGATCAATCTCTGGCTCTCGGGTCGAGATGAATTCATCGTGATCGACACTACGGAATCGGTCACGGGCGTCACTCAATCCCTCGCCACGCAAGATATTGATATCGTCATTCTCGATCTAGCGCTCGGAGATGACGACGCCCTCCACGAGATCCAAGCTTGGAAAACGGCTCATCCCGATGTCCGCTTTCTCATCCTAAGTGCCTCCCGCAATTATCTCATCGCGAAACGCGCTCTCGAAAACGGTGCCAACGCATTTGTCAGTAAATCAGACTCGTCCGAAGAACTGATTCGAGGGCTCCTCAGTGTCCGTAGCGGCCTGTCGTACGTTTCTCATTCGATTTCCCCCTATGTCGGTCGGGAAAAATCTGCCCGCCTGCCCAACCTCACGCGTCGGGAAGAGGAAATTCTCCGTGAAGTCGCCTCCGGTCGCACTAATCGTGGGATCGCGAGTCGTCTTGGCATTAGTGGCAAAACGGTCGAGAGACACCGGGAAAACATCAAGCGGAAGCTACAGCTAACCTCCTCCTCCGAGCTGATTCGGGAAGCGGTGCGCCTGTTTCCTTCGGAAAGTCCATAA
- a CDS encoding AAA family ATPase yields the protein MTLRICITGPEATGKSSLTQALARQFNCPWVPEYARIYLKELGRPYQEEDLETILEGQIALENEAASSAGEYLFCDTGPEVVWVWSHYKYGRVSPRIDAVTRSHSYPLTLLLEIDLPWAADPLRENPSEIERKNLLQIYKMLLKQIGNEHAIISGSGKIRTSNAIRAIQHYRKGASVSEEIKKPPLML from the coding sequence ATGACCCTCCGCATCTGCATCACCGGACCCGAAGCTACTGGAAAAAGTTCTCTTACCCAGGCCCTTGCCCGGCAATTCAACTGCCCTTGGGTCCCCGAATACGCCCGGATCTATCTCAAAGAGCTCGGCCGCCCCTATCAGGAAGAAGATTTGGAAACGATCCTCGAAGGCCAGATTGCCCTCGAGAACGAAGCGGCTTCGAGCGCAGGAGAGTATCTTTTTTGCGACACCGGGCCCGAGGTCGTTTGGGTCTGGAGCCATTACAAATACGGCCGGGTATCTCCGCGGATCGATGCCGTCACCCGTTCACATTCCTACCCCCTTACACTCCTGCTTGAGATCGACCTCCCATGGGCCGCGGATCCTCTGCGGGAAAACCCTTCGGAAATCGAGCGAAAGAACCTTTTACAAATTTACAAGATGCTCCTAAAGCAGATTGGCAACGAACATGCAATAATCTCGGGGAGTGGCAAAATCCGCACCTCCAACGCAATTCGTGCGATCCAGCACTACCGGAAAGGAGCTTCCGTCAGTGAAGAAATTAAAAAACCGCCCCTCATGCTCTGA
- the pnuC gene encoding nicotinamide riboside transporter PnuC, which produces MEFLRTISIDQRIEIITVILSLLYVGLIAVNRRSGWWFGIAASLLSVWLFIRVNLLAESLLYVYYVVMGLYGYFHWKYGSKLNTNPPILVRSIRFHALAITISILLTIGLAQILDLLGSSNIYADAGSTVFSFLATWMVAQRILENWLYWVAIDAFSVWLYHSRELPIYAGLMAFYSLIAVVGFFIWLKQYRSQSTTSLASA; this is translated from the coding sequence ATGGAGTTCCTTCGAACCATCAGTATCGATCAAAGAATCGAAATCATCACGGTAATCCTGAGCCTGCTCTACGTGGGCCTGATCGCCGTCAACCGTAGATCTGGATGGTGGTTCGGAATTGCGGCCTCCCTTCTCAGCGTCTGGCTCTTTATCCGAGTGAATCTGCTGGCCGAATCCCTACTTTATGTCTACTATGTGGTCATGGGCCTCTACGGCTACTTTCACTGGAAATACGGATCAAAGCTCAATACCAATCCCCCCATTCTCGTCCGATCGATTCGGTTTCACGCGCTGGCCATCACCATCTCCATTCTGCTAACGATCGGCTTGGCTCAGATCCTCGACCTTCTCGGCAGCTCCAATATTTACGCTGACGCGGGCTCAACCGTTTTCAGCTTTCTCGCCACCTGGATGGTCGCACAACGGATTTTAGAGAACTGGCTGTATTGGGTGGCGATCGACGCGTTTTCGGTCTGGCTTTATCACTCCCGCGAGCTCCCAATCTACGCGGGACTGATGGCATTCTACTCGCTTATTGCAGTCGTCGGTTTTTTCATCTGGCTCAAGCAATACCGCAGCCAATCCACCACTTCCCTGGCCTCGGCATGA